In the genome of Streptomyces sp. V2I9, one region contains:
- a CDS encoding DUF3817 domain-containing protein, which translates to MDIKTASALHRLRLISIPEALSFPALILFGSVLSRVSDIDFLMMPLGMIHGALFVIYAVFLLDVWVKAKWPLGRVALFFVLAVIPFGGLYGDKLLKKYEADGVIAARARREGTVSA; encoded by the coding sequence GTGGACATCAAGACCGCCTCCGCCCTGCACCGGCTGCGCCTCATCTCGATTCCCGAGGCGCTGTCCTTCCCCGCCCTGATCCTCTTCGGCTCGGTCCTCAGCCGCGTCTCGGACATCGACTTCCTGATGATGCCGCTCGGCATGATCCACGGTGCGCTCTTCGTGATCTACGCGGTGTTCCTGCTGGACGTCTGGGTGAAGGCGAAGTGGCCGCTGGGGCGCGTCGCGCTGTTCTTCGTCCTCGCGGTCATCCCCTTCGGCGGGCTCTACGGCGACAAGCTCCTCAAGAAGTACGAGGCCGACGGCGTCATCGCCGCCCGCGCCCGCCGCGAGGGCACGGTCAGCGCATGA
- a CDS encoding MTH1187 family thiamine-binding protein: MIVAFSVSPLGVGEDVGEYVADAVRVVRESGLPNRTDAMFTSVEGEWDEVMDVVKRAVAAVEARAGRVSLVLKADIRPGVTDGLTSKVETVERYLAT, translated from the coding sequence ATGATCGTCGCGTTCTCCGTCTCGCCGCTCGGCGTCGGCGAGGACGTCGGGGAGTACGTCGCCGACGCCGTGCGGGTCGTCCGCGAGTCCGGGCTCCCGAATCGCACCGACGCCATGTTCACCTCCGTCGAGGGCGAGTGGGACGAGGTCATGGACGTCGTCAAGCGCGCCGTGGCCGCCGTCGAGGCCCGCGCCGGGCGTGTCTCCCTGGTGCTCAAGGCCGACATCCGGCCCGGCGTCACCGACGGACTGACCTCGAAGGTCGAGACCGTGGAGCGGTATCTCGCCACCTGA